Genomic window (Propionibacteriaceae bacterium ZF39):
ATGGCGGCCATCTGCGTGGCTGTGGGTGCCCTGGCGGGTGCCGTGTGGGCCCTGGTCGTTCCGTTGACGCTCTATCGGGTGCAGGATGACGGGCGGGCCACGACGACCGAGCGGGGGCTGGCCGGCTATATCGCCGGTGACGCCTGGTTCGTCGTCATCGGGGTGGTGCTCGGCGTGGCGATCGGGTTGTGGTGCTGGCGCTGGTTCGGAGGGCTGGGCTGGCCCGCCGCCGTCATCGCAGTCCTGGCGTCGACCGCCACCGGCCTGGTGTGCTGGTGGGTGGGCTGGATGATCGGGCCGGGCCCGATCGAAGCCCGACTGGCTCTGGCCGAGGCAGGCCAGGAATTGCCGATCGAACTGACGGTCCGTGGCCACGCCGCCGTGCTGGCCTGGCCCTTCGCCGCCCTCCTGGTGCTGATGCTGATCTCGGCTGTGAGCCCGGACCCGGAGGAGACCCGTCGGGTCACGCGCGACAAGGGCGTCTCATGACACCGCCCCAGATCTCGACCGGCGCACTGCTTGTCCTCGGCTTCGTCGGCCTCGCGTGCGTCCTGGGTCCGCTCGCCGTCCAGTTCGTGTGGGCGCGGCGCCGTCCTTGGCTGTGGGCGGCCTTCGCCTACGGTGCGCTCACCTTCGCCGTGTCACAGCTGCTGACCCGCATCCCGCTGATCACCAGCGTGCTTCCGGTGCTGCCCGAATGGCAGGCCATCCTCGCCAACGCCGTGCTGTCCGCAGTGATCCTCGGGTTCAGTGCCGGCCTGTTCGAGGAGACGGGGCGCCTCATCGTGATGGGGACCTTCTTCAAGAACCGGCGTACGCATGCCGACGGTGTCTCCTTCGGTCTCGGCCACGGGGGTCTGGAGGCCGGGGCGCTCGTGGGCCTCGGCATGCTCAGCCTGGCCGTGGTCGGCCTGGTGGTGCGTTCGGGCGGTTGGGCGAGCATCGCCGGGGGACTGCCGCCCGAGGCAGCCGCCGGGTTGGCTCAACAACTCGAGGGACTCACCCTGAGTGGCGCACTCCTCGGGGGCGTCGAACGAGTGGCCGCGATGATTCTGCACATCGCGCTGAGCCTGCTGATTCTCCTCGGGCTCACGCGCGGACGCGGGGTCGTGGCCTGGTTGGTCGCGATTCTGGTCCACGGCACCGTCAACACCGGCGCCGTCCTGGCCCTGACGGTCGCGGGCCTGCCGCCGGCCGCGGTCGAGGCCGGGCTCACCGTCGTCGCGGTCGGCCTGCTGATCTGGATCATCCGCGTCCGCGGGCTGTTCGAACCTGATCGCCCCCGACTCACTGAGTCGCCCACGGGGTCACCCCCGGGCGATGGCCGCCAGGGTGGCGCGGGTCAGCGCGACTAGATCAGCGGGCGCCAGCTCGAGTTGCAGGCCCCGACGCCCGGCGGACACGCAGATGGTGTCGAACGCCTGGGCACCTGCATCCACGACCGTGCGCAGTGCGCGCTTCTGGCCCAGGGGAGAGATTCCGCCGACCACCATGCCGGTGATCCGTTCGGCGTCCGCGGGCTCGACCAGCACCGCTTTCTTCGCTCCCACGGCTTCGGCCAGTGCCTTGGTGTCGAGCATCCCGGCAACGGGCACCACGGCGACGACCACCTCGCCCGAGCAATCCACCAGTAGCGTCTTGAACATGCGCTCCGGGTCGATCCCGAGGGCGGCCGAGGCTTCCTCGCCGAAGTGGCGGTTGTCGGGATCGTGGTCATAGGGCAACAGGGCGTACGCCACCCCCGCCCGGTCCAGGGCTGTGGTGGCCGGCGTACCCGCACCGCGGCCGCTTGACTTCTTTGCCATGGCCGTCAGCGTGCCATGACGACGACCTGCACGAGCAGGGGAGCGATCACCAGGGCCGGCAGGAGGTTGCCGACCGGGATCTGGCGGATGTTGAGCAGGCGCAGACCGACCGCGATCAGCATGAGTCCGCCGGTGCCGGTGAGGGCCATGAGGTGGGCCTCGGGGAGGAAGTCGCCCGCGAGGAACCCGATCAGTGTGAGGCCGCCCTGCACCACGGCCACGACCAGCGCCGACAGCATGACCCCGACGCCGAGGGACGCGGCGAACGCGATCGACGCGAACCCGTCCAGAACCGCCTTGAGGATCAACTGGTCCGCACCCCGGCCGAGCCCGTCGGAGAGCGAGCCCAGAATCGTGAGGGGGCCGATGCAGAACAGCAGGGACGCCGACACGAAGCCCTCGATGAAGCGTTCGCGCGAGGACAGGTGGGCGGCCCCGGTCTCGGGATCGATTCCATCGGTGTCACCGTCTGCAGCCGGCTCCCGGACGATGCGCCACCGCAGCCAGTCACCCAGTTTCTCGAGGCGGGCCTCGAGGTCGGCGAGGGATCCGATGATGCCGCCGATGAGCAGCGACCCGAGCACGATGAGGATCGGGGCCGAGGTGCCGACCCGGTCGGACAGGGCCGTCGAGGTGACGTCCATGGTGGTGAGCGCTCCGATGAGCAGCGTGACCAGGCCGAGGGAATCGGTGACGGTGTCGCGGGTGCGCTGGGGGAGCCGGTGGCCCAGCGCCATGCCTATCCCGGCGCCGACCACGACCGTGGCGATGTTGACCGCAGTTCCGAAACCGATGAACATGGCCGCGATTCTGTCATCGCGTGGCGCCCCGAAATGCCACGTGGGCAGCCTCAGGGTGATATTGCTCGGCCGTTGTCGCCCGTCCTCTCTACAATCGGGGCGTGCTGCGAACTCTCGACCTGCGAGGCCGGCTGGCTGCCGGCGAAACCCTGGACTATCGACGGATCGTCCCCCGTGCGCCCTTCGATGTGGCCGCGGCGATGGCCGCGGTCGCTCCCGTCTGCGAAGACGTGGCGACCCGTGGGCTGGACGCCCTGACCGAGTTGTCCGAGAAGTTCGACGGCGTGGTCCCGGAGCATTTCCGCGTACCGGCGGAGGCCCTCGCCGAGGCCGAGGCCCAGCTCGATCCCGAGGTGCGGGCTGCCTTCGAGGTCGCGATCGAGCGCCGGCGCGTTGTCGCGCAGGCCGAGCGCGGCGATGATTCGGTCGCGGTGGATGTGGCCCCCGGCGCCCGGGTGATCCACAAGACCATCCCGGTCAATCGGGTCGGGCTCTATGTGCCCGGCGGGCTCGCTCCGCTGTCGTCGAGTGTGATCATGAACGTCGTCCCGGCGCAGGTGGCCGGCGTGAAGTCGATCGCTGTCACGTCTCCGCCCCAGAAGGAATTCGGCGGGCTGCCTCACCCGAGCATCCTGGCGCTGTGCCGGATCCTCGGCGTCGAGGAGGTGTACGCCGTGGGCGGCGCCCAGGCTGTGGCGATGTTCGCCTACGGCGTGCCCGGGCTCTGCGAGCCCGTCGACCTCGTCACCGGTCCCGGCAACATCTATGTCGTGGCGGCGAAGCGTCTGTTGAAGGGTCGAATCGGCATCGACTCCGAGGCCGGACCCACCGAGATCGCCATCCTCGCCGACGCGTCGGCCGATCCCGACCACGTGGCGGCCGACCTGATCTCCCAGGCGGAGCACGATCCGCTGGCCGGGTCGGTGCTCGTGACCGATTCCCCCGAGCTCGCCGAGCGCGTCGCTGCGGCGATCGAGCCGCAGATCGGGCGTACGCTCCACCAGGAACGCATCCGAACCGCCCTGACCGGCGAACAGTCCGGGATCGTTCTCGTGGACGACCTGGAACAGGGACTCGCCGTCGTCGATGCCTATGGCGCCGAACACCTCGAGATCCACACCGCCGGTGCCTTCGACCTCGCCCAGCGGGTCACGAATGCCGGGGCCATCTTCGTGGGCACCTATTCGCCGGTCTCACTCGGCGACTATTGCGCCGGGTCGACCCACGTTCTGCCGACGGCGGGCGCGGCGGCCCACAGCTCCGGCCTGACCGTGCAGTCGTTCCTGCGACAAGTCCACGTCATCAACTATTCGGCCGACGCTCTGGCGGACGTGAAGAAAACCGTGGAGGTGTTCGCCCGCGCCGAGAATCTGCCGGCCCACGGGGCAGCCGTGACGGTCCGGTTCGCCGACGATCCCAGCATTTCCTGAAAGGCCACTGTGACCAACCGTGCTGTCGGCCTCGCCGACCTGCCGCTGCGTCCCGAGCTGGTGGGGGAGGAGCCCTATGGCGCCCCCCAGCTCGACGTGCCGGTGTGTCTCAACGTCAACGAGAATCCCTATGCGCCGAGCGACCGCGTGCGCGCCGAGATCGCGGAAGGGGCCGCCCGGGCGGCGGGTGGCATGAATCGCTATCCGGATCGCGAGGCCACCGCTCTCCGGACCCGACTTGCGGCGTACCTCGGGCACGGCCTGCGGCTGGAGAACATCTGGGCGGCCAACGGGTCCAACGAGGTCATGACGCACCTGCTGCAGGCGTTCGGTGGCCCCGACCGGAGCCTGCTCACGTTCGCGCCGACCTATTCGATGTATCCGGAGTACGCCCGCAACACCCACACCCGCTATCTCACCGAGCCGCGCGAGGCCGATTTCACGATCGATCCGGCCAGGGCGGTCGCGGCCATCGAGCAACATCGGCCGGATGTCGTCGTGATCACCACGCCCAACAATCCGACGGGGACGGCGACCGGGTTCGACGTCCTGCGGCCGATCCTGGATGCCGCGCCGGGCATCGTGGTCGTCGACGAGGCCTATCAGGAGTTCGTCCAACCGGGCGTGCCCAGCGCGCTCGAACTGCTGCCCGACCACCCGCGCCTCGTGGTCTCGCGGACCATGAGCAAGGCGTTCGCGTTCGCCGGTGGGCGCCTGGGTTATCTGGCCGCGGGTGAGGCGGTGGTCGATGCGTGCCGGATCGTACGCCTGCCCTATCACCTGTCCGCCGTCACCCAGGCCGTGGCGTGCGTGGCCCTGGACAACGCCGACGAGATGATGGCGCACGTGGCGGAGCTCCGGGCCGGTCGCGATGACATGGTCGATTGGCTTACGGCCCAGGGCCTGCCCGTCGTGCCCACCAGCGCCAACTTCGTGCTGTTCGGTGCCTTCGCCGACCGCCACGCCGTGTGGGCCGGGCTGCTGTCCGATGGCGTACTCATCCGGGAAACCGGACCCGCCGGAATGCTGCGGGTCTCGGTGGGTACGCCCGAGGAGATGGCCGCCTTCAAGACGTCACTGCGACGCATCCTGGACGAGGAGAACACCGACCGATGACCAACCGCATCGCCGAAGCCGAACGCAACACCTCCGAATCCCGCGTGCGGGTGAAGCTCGACCTCGATGGCACGGGCGTTTCCACGATCTCGACGGGTGTCGGGTTCTATGATCACCTGCTCACCTCGCTCAGCAAGCATTCCCTCATCGATCTCGAGGTCGAGGCCTCGGGCGATGTCTGGATCGACGCGCATCACGTCGTCGAGGACACCGCCATCGTGCTGGGACAGGCGCTGCGCGAGGCGCTGGGCGACAAGCGGGGCATTCGCCGGTTCGGTGATGCGATGGTTCCGCTCGACGAGGCCCTGGCCCAGTGCGTGGTCGACATCGCGGGCCGGCCCTATTGCGTACATTCGGGCGAGCCCGAGGCCCAGGCCTATGTCCTGATCGGCGGGGGACCGTGGCCGGACGGCCGTCCGGGTACGCCCTATGTCGGCTCCATGACCCGCCATGTGGTCGAGACCCTGGCGCTCAACGCCGGCATCTGCATTCATCTGCGGCTGCTGGACGGTCGCGATCCGCACCACATCGTCGAGGCCCAGATCAAGGCCCTGGCCCGGGCGCTGCGGGACGCGATCGAGCCCGATGCCCGCGCGACCGGCGTACCCAGCACGAAGGGCGCCCTGTGACGCGCGTCGTCATCCTGGACTATGGCTCAGGCAATCTGCGCTCCGCGCTCCGCGCTCTGGCTCGCACGGGCGTGTCCGTCGAGCTGACGGCCGATCCTGAGCAGGCTTTGGCAGCCGATGGGCTCGTCGTGCCCGGGGTCGGCGCGTTCGCTTCCTGCATGGCGGGGCTGGCGCAGATCGGGGGCGTAGACGTGATCCGGGAGCGGGTGGCCCAGGGGCGGCCGCTCCTCGGGATCTGTGTCGGCTATCAGATTCTCTTCGAGTCCGGGATCGAGCACGGTGTCGAGAGTGCCGGTTGCGGCATTCTGCCGGGGACGGTCGAACGTCTCGATGCCCGCCGCCTGCCACACATGGGGTGGAACACAGTGGAGGCCCCGGCGGGGTCCGTGCTGTTCGAGGGTGTCGAGGGCCAACGGTTCTATTTCGTCCACTCCTATGGGGTTCGCGACGACTCGGCACTCACGGGTGGCATCACCCGGACGGTGCACGAGCACGATCGTTTCGTGGCTGCGGTCGAGCAGGGACCCGTGAGCGGAACCCAGTTCCATCCGGAAAAGTCCGGAAACGCCGGTGCACGCGTCCTGAAGAACTGGGTGGAATCTTTGCCCTGATCGGGCGGGCACGGCTGTTGACGACCCCCCTTCGATTAGAGTGCCCAGCGGCACGGTCGGCAGGTTTTGGCTGCGGCCGTTATTTGCGAACGTAGTTGAGAGGGACAGATTCAAGGTGTCCGAAGAATCCACAGCAGCGCCCAAGTCTGGCCTTGCCATCTGGGCCGTGTCGGGAACCGTCGCACTGGTCATGTTGATCGGCGGCGCAGTCGCTTTCACCAGTGGCAGCAACCAGAGCGAGCAGGGCAATCCCGCAGCCAATCAGACGATCACTCCCGGGTCCACGACGAGCTCGCCCGGTCCGTCCGGGTCACCGTCGCCGGGTGCTGCGGAGACGCCTCCCGTGACCGACCCCACGGCTGACCCCGGCACCGCCGGCAACCCGCTGGATCCGACCGACCCCGACTCTCTCGACCCGGGCGGAAGCGATTCCGGGAGCACCTATCCCGGACAGGCCGGACGTGCCCCGGGAGACCCGGAGTCCGGAGACCTTCCGCCCGCCGCCGGTCGTGATCCGGGTGCGGTCATCGCCGCCGAGGATGCCCAGCCCACGACTCCGCCCCCTGCGGGGACGGATGCCACGACGCCCGCGGGTGGTGGCTCGGTGACTGCTCCCGATGATGGTGGTTTGGTGGTCATCCCCGGTGGCGGTGGTTCCGCCACCGGCCCGGGTGACGGTGGTACCCCGGCTGGCCCCGGCGACGGTGGCAGCCCGACGGATCCGGGTGACGGTGGCCCCGGTGACGGTGGCACCCCGACTGATCCGGGCGACGGAGGTCCTACGACTGATCCGGGTGCCGGCGGTCCCACGACCGGCCCCGGTGATGGCGGCCCGACCACTGATCCCGGCGACGGCGGTCCCACCACCGGCCCGACGACCGACCCCGGCGATGGCGAACCCACGGTGGCGCCGACTCCCACCCCGTCGCCCGAGCCCACGCCGAGCCCTGAACCGTCTCCCGAGCCCACGCCGAGCCCCGAACCGTCTCCGAGCGTGACGCCGACCCCGACACCCAGCCCGGCTCCGAGTCCGACGGCCTCTCCGAGCGACACCGTCGAGCCGCAACGGTTCGGCAATACGACGGCTCGCTGGACCGATGGCTCCCGCTCGGGCCTCGACCTCGCACTGGACGCTCCGGAGGCCGCAGGCGTCTATGAACTCCGGGTGACGGTCGGCGGTGCCTCGGTGACGGCCACGGTGACCGTGCAGACCAGTGGCTCTGTCTCCGCCTCGGGCGCCGGCTTCAGCGCCAGCGGCAGTCGCCTACAGTCCACGCTGACCCCGACCGACTTCGGGCTGTCCGGCCCGGGCTTCGCGGCTGGCGCCGAGGTCCGTCTGGCAGCCTCGAACACGCAGGATCAGTCGCCCGTCACGGTCGCCCCGATCACGTGGCTCGAGACGCCGGACGCAGGGGTGCCGCCGACCTCAGGGGCGGAGCCCGGCACTGACTCCACTCCCGGAGACTCCGATGACACCCAGGACCGTCCGGGATCAGATCCCGCGGTCGTGAGCGGCCCGCCCAACGGGGGCAGCTCCACGCGACGATCCAACACGCCGCGTCGCCGCAGCTGAATCCGACGAAGGAACACCGCAGCCGATGAGCTATCCCGAACCGCATCACCCGACCGACCCCGCCCCTCGTGGGCGGGGCCAAGGTCCGGTGACGCCGGGGACATCGGCCGGGGAGCCCGCGGATTCGGAAGCGGAGTCCTGGTGGGACACGGCGCCGGCGGTTCCGGCCCACGAGGAGCGAGCGCACCAGGAGCCGATCCAGGACTGGTTCGCGCCCGGCCCCCACGCTGAGCCGGATCCTTTCGCCTATTCGGCTTCGGATCCGTCGTCCAACTGGGATCCGGCCGCTCCGCAGTCGGCTCCCTATTCGGCATCCGACCCGTTCTCGGACTGGGATCCGGCGGCCCCGCAGTCGGCTCCCTACTCGGCACCCGGCCCATTTTTCGACGCAGGTTCGCAACCGAACCCCGGCGGTTGGTGGCAGGGTGAACCTCCGCCGCCACACCTTCCGCCCCCGCTCGATCCACGGGCCGGCGAGGCGGCCTTCTGGACCGGAGGCAATCCCGAGGCGCACCATCCGTTCCCCCAGCCCGGACCAGCACTGCCGGATTCGGGGTTCCAGCCAGTGCCGGCCCCGCCCGCGCCCCCGGGTCAGGATCCGTTTCACCGTTCGGCTCCCGAGCCCCAGACGCAGCCGGTTCCCGCGACCCCGCTCGTCGGGAGCAGCCCGTCGGCCGTGGTGCCGCCGAGCCGACCTTTCCCGGTACGCATTCTGGCCGCCGTGCTGATAGCCCTGATTGCCATGGCCGGCGTCATCCTGTTCAGCCTGAACCAGGCGCGTACGCCGGCAGCGACACCCACTCCGGCCGTAACTCAGTTGTCCCGCACCGCCCCGGCAGGTTGGTCCACCACCTATGCCTGGTCGACCAACCTCCCGGAGATCACCGGCCAGGTGGCGGTGGGTCAGAATGCGGTTGCCTTCATCGACGGCAACGGTGCTCTCGACGTGCGCCAGGCCGACACGGGACAGCCGATCTTCACCTCTGCTCCCAACACGGTGTCGAGTTCGGCGCGGCCATTCATCGCGGTCACCCAAGGGGTCCCGGTGGCCGGGATTGTGGATGGCGTGAACCTGATGCTGTGGTCGCTGGATGCCAGCAGCAGCGAGGCCCAACAGATCACCCTCGCGCTCAATGCCCGCGTCTTCCACCAGGGAGGCGGACTCATGGTCTCCACCGGCAAGGAACGTTGGGTCGTCACCTCCCAATTCACTCTCAACCCCGTCCCGTTGCCGGAAGACCACGTCGCCCTCGGCGTCACGCCGGACGGGTTCCTCCTGTCGGCTCCGCCGAGTGGTTCCTGGTCGATCAACCATCCGGGTTCCGACATCCCGACCGAGGTAGTGCGCCCTGAGCGTTCGCCCGAGGGCACGGTGGGCGAGATGCAGGTGGCCTGGGCCGCACGCGGGGTGATCTGCGCGTGGGGCAATACTGCTGATCCCGAGCAGCGCACCGTCGGGCTCTATGACTCGACCACTGGCAAGCTGCTCGCCAGCCACACACTGAGCAAGAGTGTCGTGCAGAACGGCCTTCCCCTCACCGTGTCGCCCGGCGGGGAGTACGCCTCGGCCGGCCCCATGCTGGCCCGATTGTCCGACGGCCAGGTCAACGTCGTGGATGGCTGGTCCACGATCATGGCCGGGCAGAACACGCTCTATGGCACCGTCGACGGCGTCAAGATGGGCTGGGACGGCACGGACGCCGTGCCGCTCGATCCCCGCGCGGTCGTGCCCTGGGGCACCTCCGACCGAGGCTACGCGATCGTGCTCGAACAGATCGGCGGCAGCCAGGTTCGCATGGGCGGCTTGCGGCCCGCCTGATCGCGGCTGCTGCTCATCCGCAGCCGAGACAAAACTGTCGGACCCGCCTGCAAGAATTCTTTCAGGTGCTGGTCCTCAAAAATCGCCAAGTTGCTCAGCCCGGTGGATCCGTGCCACCGGCTGCAAGCAGACTCCAACGCGACAAATGAGGTCTCTCCTTTTGCTCGTCTCGAGCGAAGCGGAAGTTTCCGGTTCGTTCGTTGAGGGTCTGGAAAACGTGACGCAGGTCACTTAGAATAGATCACATGATCGATTTATCTGAGGTGGAGACCTTCGATGTTCCCGAGCCGCCACCCTGGCTGCTCGAACAGTGGCGCGAACACGATGCCTGGTTCGACGCCCAGGGCAATCCCGAGCCGCAGGACTCGGCCGAAGAGGAAGAAGATGCTGGCCAATGGGAGCCGGGCGATCTCGGCTGGGAGCCCTGCGAACTCGATGACTCCGAGATCGTGGCGTGGATGCACCGCCTTGGGACAGCTCTTTTGCCTGGTACTGAGGGGGCGTTGATCGATCTGATCCGGGGCCTGGAAGATCTCAAGTCCTGCGCGGCCGCGGTCCAGGCCCGGGCTGCGGTCGCGTTCGATGCCACCCGCCGCCAGGCCGAAGCCGACCGCGGGATCGCGGTCTCCCGCCGCGGGATCGGCGTGGGTGCC
Coding sequences:
- the ybaK gene encoding Cys-tRNA(Pro) deacylase translates to MAKKSSGRGAGTPATTALDRAGVAYALLPYDHDPDNRHFGEEASAALGIDPERMFKTLLVDCSGEVVVAVVPVAGMLDTKALAEAVGAKKAVLVEPADAERITGMVVGGISPLGQKRALRTVVDAGAQAFDTICVSAGRRGLQLELAPADLVALTRATLAAIARG
- the hisD gene encoding histidinol dehydrogenase, with product MRGRLAAGETLDYRRIVPRAPFDVAAAMAAVAPVCEDVATRGLDALTELSEKFDGVVPEHFRVPAEALAEAEAQLDPEVRAAFEVAIERRRVVAQAERGDDSVAVDVAPGARVIHKTIPVNRVGLYVPGGLAPLSSSVIMNVVPAQVAGVKSIAVTSPPQKEFGGLPHPSILALCRILGVEEVYAVGGAQAVAMFAYGVPGLCEPVDLVTGPGNIYVVAAKRLLKGRIGIDSEAGPTEIAILADASADPDHVAADLISQAEHDPLAGSVLVTDSPELAERVAAAIEPQIGRTLHQERIRTALTGEQSGIVLVDDLEQGLAVVDAYGAEHLEIHTAGAFDLAQRVTNAGAIFVGTYSPVSLGDYCAGSTHVLPTAGAAAHSSGLTVQSFLRQVHVINYSADALADVKKTVEVFARAENLPAHGAAVTVRFADDPSIS
- a CDS encoding histidinol-phosphate transaminase, with translation MTNRAVGLADLPLRPELVGEEPYGAPQLDVPVCLNVNENPYAPSDRVRAEIAEGAARAAGGMNRYPDREATALRTRLAAYLGHGLRLENIWAANGSNEVMTHLLQAFGGPDRSLLTFAPTYSMYPEYARNTHTRYLTEPREADFTIDPARAVAAIEQHRPDVVVITTPNNPTGTATGFDVLRPILDAAPGIVVVDEAYQEFVQPGVPSALELLPDHPRLVVSRTMSKAFAFAGGRLGYLAAGEAVVDACRIVRLPYHLSAVTQAVACVALDNADEMMAHVAELRAGRDDMVDWLTAQGLPVVPTSANFVLFGAFADRHAVWAGLLSDGVLIRETGPAGMLRVSVGTPEEMAAFKTSLRRILDEENTDR
- a CDS encoding YhfC family glutamic-type intramembrane protease, yielding MTPPQISTGALLVLGFVGLACVLGPLAVQFVWARRRPWLWAAFAYGALTFAVSQLLTRIPLITSVLPVLPEWQAILANAVLSAVILGFSAGLFEETGRLIVMGTFFKNRRTHADGVSFGLGHGGLEAGALVGLGMLSLAVVGLVVRSGGWASIAGGLPPEAAAGLAQQLEGLTLSGALLGGVERVAAMILHIALSLLILLGLTRGRGVVAWLVAILVHGTVNTGAVLALTVAGLPPAAVEAGLTVVAVGLLIWIIRVRGLFEPDRPRLTESPTGSPPGDGRQGGAGQRD
- the hisH gene encoding imidazole glycerol phosphate synthase subunit HisH — protein: MTRVVILDYGSGNLRSALRALARTGVSVELTADPEQALAADGLVVPGVGAFASCMAGLAQIGGVDVIRERVAQGRPLLGICVGYQILFESGIEHGVESAGCGILPGTVERLDARRLPHMGWNTVEAPAGSVLFEGVEGQRFYFVHSYGVRDDSALTGGITRTVHEHDRFVAAVEQGPVSGTQFHPEKSGNAGARVLKNWVESLP
- the hisB gene encoding imidazoleglycerol-phosphate dehydratase HisB, coding for MTNRIAEAERNTSESRVRVKLDLDGTGVSTISTGVGFYDHLLTSLSKHSLIDLEVEASGDVWIDAHHVVEDTAIVLGQALREALGDKRGIRRFGDAMVPLDEALAQCVVDIAGRPYCVHSGEPEAQAYVLIGGGPWPDGRPGTPYVGSMTRHVVETLALNAGICIHLRLLDGRDPHHIVEAQIKALARALRDAIEPDARATGVPSTKGAL
- a CDS encoding DUF554 domain-containing protein → MFIGFGTAVNIATVVVGAGIGMALGHRLPQRTRDTVTDSLGLVTLLIGALTTMDVTSTALSDRVGTSAPILIVLGSLLIGGIIGSLADLEARLEKLGDWLRWRIVREPAADGDTDGIDPETGAAHLSSRERFIEGFVSASLLFCIGPLTILGSLSDGLGRGADQLILKAVLDGFASIAFAASLGVGVMLSALVVAVVQGGLTLIGFLAGDFLPEAHLMALTGTGGLMLIAVGLRLLNIRQIPVGNLLPALVIAPLLVQVVVMAR